In one window of Thermus oshimai DSM 12092 DNA:
- a CDS encoding DUF420 domain-containing protein, translated as MKELISLLAVWSIVLSGLALVGGVVLIRRGDRVNHHRVMLTATLLAALFLVFYLTRWALYGTTAYGGPEAWRWAYYLLLLIPHTLLAALNGPLALYVIWRALRGEFTLHKRWARVLVPIWIYVALSGWAIYLILKRYGVEAGTISF; from the coding sequence ATGAAGGAGCTCATCAGCCTGCTTGCCGTGTGGAGCATCGTCCTTTCGGGGTTGGCCCTGGTGGGGGGCGTGGTCCTCATCAGGAGGGGGGACCGGGTGAACCACCACCGGGTCATGCTCACCGCCACCCTTTTGGCCGCGCTCTTCCTGGTCTTCTACCTCACCCGCTGGGCCCTGTACGGCACCACCGCCTACGGGGGCCCGGAGGCCTGGCGGTGGGCGTATTACCTCCTCCTCCTCATTCCCCACACCCTTCTCGCCGCCCTGAACGGCCCTTTGGCCCTCTATGTGATCTGGCGCGCCCTTAGGGGGGAGTTTACCCTGCACAAGCGCTGGGCTAGGGTCCTGGTGCCCATCTGGATCTACGTGGCCCTTTCGGGCTGGGCCATCTACCTGATCCTCAAGCGCTACGGGGTGGAGGCGGGCACTATCTCGTTTTAG
- the cimA gene encoding citramalate synthase yields the protein MVEILDTTLRDGTQGEGVSLSVDDKVAIARRLAAFGVHLIEGGWPGSNPKDAEFFARMKGVDLGEARLAAFGATRKKGLLPEEDPSVLALLEAETPVVVLFGKSWTLHVLEALETTLEENLAMIRDTVAFFAKRGRRVVYDAEHFFDGYKEDPGYALATLEAALEGGADTLVLCDTNGGSLPEEVYAITKTVVERFPGVRIGIHPHNDAELAVANALAAVRAGATHAQGTINGYGERCGNLNLTSFLPTLVFKYGIPAIPPERLRGLKELAHFVDERANLTPNRRAPYVGEAAFAHKAGVHVSAVLKNPRTYEHIPPEWVGNSRRFLVSDVSGRSNLLAKLQEVGVDLSKEEAKRLLEEVKALEYEGYAFEGAEASFYLLAHRMKGGGLPFQVEGFSVFVHGSGLSTAWAEATVRVRVGESLEHTAAESPYGPVSALDRAFRKAILGFYPELADVELADYKVRILSGQEAGTNSGVRVLVEMRRGEERFATVGASENILEASLKALTDGYAYALLKPLLERALTGSRGG from the coding sequence ATGGTGGAGATCCTAGACACCACCTTACGGGACGGGACCCAAGGGGAGGGGGTGAGCCTCTCCGTGGACGACAAGGTGGCCATCGCCAGGAGGCTTGCCGCCTTCGGCGTCCACTTGATTGAGGGGGGGTGGCCCGGCTCCAACCCCAAGGACGCGGAGTTCTTCGCCCGCATGAAGGGGGTGGACCTGGGGGAAGCCCGGCTTGCGGCCTTCGGGGCCACCCGAAAGAAGGGCCTCCTCCCCGAGGAGGACCCTTCCGTCCTGGCCCTTCTGGAGGCGGAGACCCCGGTGGTGGTCCTCTTCGGCAAGAGCTGGACCCTGCACGTCCTCGAGGCCCTGGAGACCACCCTGGAGGAGAACCTGGCCATGATCCGGGACACCGTGGCCTTCTTTGCAAAGAGGGGCCGGCGGGTGGTGTACGACGCGGAGCACTTCTTTGACGGGTACAAGGAGGACCCCGGCTACGCCCTCGCCACCCTGGAGGCGGCCCTGGAGGGGGGTGCGGACACCCTGGTCCTCTGCGACACCAACGGCGGCTCCCTCCCCGAGGAGGTCTACGCCATCACCAAGACCGTGGTGGAGCGCTTCCCCGGGGTGAGGATCGGCATCCACCCCCACAACGACGCGGAGCTCGCCGTGGCCAACGCCCTGGCCGCGGTCCGGGCCGGGGCCACCCACGCCCAGGGCACGATTAACGGCTACGGGGAGCGGTGCGGCAACCTGAACCTCACCTCCTTCCTCCCCACCCTGGTCTTCAAGTACGGCATCCCCGCCATCCCTCCGGAAAGGCTTCGGGGGCTCAAGGAGCTCGCCCACTTCGTGGACGAACGGGCCAACCTCACCCCGAACCGCCGCGCCCCCTACGTGGGGGAGGCGGCCTTCGCCCACAAGGCGGGGGTGCACGTCTCCGCCGTGCTCAAGAACCCCCGCACCTACGAGCACATTCCCCCCGAGTGGGTGGGCAATAGCCGCCGCTTTCTGGTCTCCGACGTCTCGGGGCGCTCCAACCTCCTGGCCAAGCTCCAGGAGGTGGGGGTGGACCTCTCCAAGGAGGAGGCGAAGCGGCTCCTTGAGGAGGTCAAGGCCCTGGAGTACGAGGGCTACGCCTTTGAGGGGGCGGAGGCCAGCTTCTACCTCCTGGCCCACCGCATGAAGGGGGGAGGCCTGCCCTTCCAGGTGGAGGGGTTTTCCGTCTTCGTGCACGGGAGTGGCCTTTCCACCGCCTGGGCCGAGGCCACGGTGCGGGTCCGGGTGGGGGAGAGCCTGGAGCACACCGCGGCGGAAAGCCCCTATGGCCCCGTTTCCGCCCTGGACCGGGCCTTCCGCAAGGCCATCCTGGGCTTCTACCCCGAGCTTGCGGACGTGGAGCTTGCGGACTACAAGGTGCGCATCCTCTCGGGCCAGGAGGCGGGCACGAACAGCGGGGTGCGGGTCCTGGTGGAGATGCGAAGGGGGGAGGAGCGCTTCGCCACCGTGGGGGCCAGCGAGAACATCCTCGAGGCCTCCTTGAAGGCCCTCACCGACGGCTACGCCTACGCTCTTCTCAAGCCCCTTCTGGAGCGGGCCCTTACGGGCTCCAGGGGAGGCTAG
- the argJ gene encoding bifunctional glutamate N-acetyltransferase/amino-acid acetyltransferase ArgJ, which yields MAVTLPRGFRMGAVRAGIKPSGKPDLALLASGLPALWAYAATQNRAAAPSVHRGRRLYAEGRPLRAVVVNAGNANCATGERGFRDDERLAELAAFRLGLSPEEVLTASTGVIGVPLPVEKVEKALPQLELGPFADPFAEAILTTDLAVKVAEREVEGARLVGVAKGSGMIHPNMATMLAFLVTDARVPQEVLRERWKGIVDRTFNQVTVDGDTSTNDLAVVLANGAYGEVPLEPFFAALEEVARELARKIARDGEGATKLMTVRVYGAATEEEARRAARAVAASPLWKSALYGNDPNWGRILAALGNSGARFDPFRVEIRLQGIPLYRGGALPFDREKASQAMRAEEVVVEADLKEGPFQAEAWGCDLTEGYVRINALYTT from the coding sequence ATGGCCGTAACGCTGCCGAGAGGATTCCGCATGGGGGCGGTGCGGGCGGGGATCAAGCCCTCAGGGAAACCGGACCTTGCCCTTCTCGCCTCGGGGCTTCCCGCTCTATGGGCCTACGCGGCCACCCAGAACCGGGCCGCCGCCCCTTCCGTTCACCGGGGCCGCCGCCTTTACGCGGAGGGGCGCCCTCTAAGGGCGGTGGTGGTGAACGCGGGGAACGCCAACTGCGCCACGGGGGAAAGGGGCTTTAGGGACGACGAGCGCCTGGCGGAGCTTGCCGCTTTTCGGCTCGGCCTTTCCCCGGAGGAGGTCCTCACCGCCTCCACGGGGGTCATCGGCGTGCCCCTGCCGGTGGAGAAGGTGGAAAAGGCGCTTCCCCAGCTGGAACTCGGCCCCTTCGCCGACCCCTTCGCCGAGGCCATCCTCACCACGGACCTGGCGGTGAAGGTGGCGGAAAGGGAGGTGGAGGGGGCGCGGCTGGTGGGCGTGGCCAAGGGGAGCGGGATGATCCACCCCAACATGGCCACCATGCTGGCCTTCCTGGTGACGGACGCAAGGGTGCCGCAGGAGGTTCTTAGGGAAAGGTGGAAGGGCATCGTGGACCGCACCTTCAACCAGGTCACGGTGGACGGGGACACCTCCACCAATGACCTGGCCGTGGTCCTCGCCAACGGGGCCTACGGGGAGGTCCCCTTGGAGCCTTTCTTCGCCGCCCTGGAGGAGGTGGCCCGGGAGCTGGCCCGGAAGATCGCCCGGGACGGGGAGGGGGCCACCAAGCTCATGACCGTGCGCGTCTATGGGGCGGCCACGGAGGAGGAGGCCAGGCGGGCGGCCCGGGCGGTGGCGGCAAGCCCCCTTTGGAAAAGCGCCCTCTACGGGAACGACCCCAACTGGGGCCGGATCCTGGCCGCCCTGGGGAACTCCGGGGCCCGCTTTGACCCCTTTAGGGTGGAGATCCGCCTCCAGGGTATCCCCCTTTACCGGGGCGGGGCCCTGCCCTTTGACCGGGAGAAGGCCAGCCAGGCCATGCGGGCGGAGGAGGTGGTGGTGGAGGCGGACCTCAAGGAAGGCCCCTTCCAGGCCGAGGCCTGGGGGTGCGACCTGACGGAGGGGTATGTGCGCATTAATGCGCTTTACACTACGTAA
- the plsY gene encoding glycerol-3-phosphate 1-O-acyltransferase PlsY: protein MEVFLVLLLSYLFGSVPAGVLVARTYGVDIQKVGSGNIGATNVLRTLGPGPALVVAFFDVFKGGLAVLIARAVGVEGWLLGGVALAAVLGHNYSLFLGFRGGKGVATSFGTLLFLDPVLALWTFPIGVSVMLITRYVSAGSMAGGVAASVLALALGRPFWEVVTVFLMAVLIFWTHRENLKRLQKGTERRLGEKVEVKGA, encoded by the coding sequence ATGGAGGTGTTCCTCGTCCTCCTTCTTTCCTACCTCTTTGGCTCCGTCCCCGCAGGGGTCCTGGTGGCCCGCACCTACGGGGTGGATATCCAGAAGGTGGGTTCCGGCAACATCGGGGCCACCAACGTCCTCCGCACCCTGGGTCCGGGCCCCGCTTTGGTGGTGGCCTTCTTTGACGTGTTCAAGGGGGGGCTTGCCGTGCTCATCGCCCGGGCGGTGGGGGTGGAGGGCTGGCTTCTCGGAGGGGTGGCCCTGGCCGCGGTGCTGGGGCACAACTACTCCCTCTTCCTGGGGTTTAGGGGAGGGAAGGGGGTGGCCACCAGCTTCGGCACCCTGCTCTTCCTGGACCCGGTTCTGGCCCTTTGGACCTTCCCCATCGGGGTGAGCGTGATGCTCATCACCCGCTACGTGTCCGCGGGGAGCATGGCTGGGGGGGTGGCGGCTTCCGTCCTGGCCCTGGCCCTGGGCCGTCCCTTTTGGGAGGTGGTTACGGTCTTCCTCATGGCCGTCCTCATCTTCTGGACCCACCGGGAGAACCTGAAAAGGCTTCAGAAAGGCACGGAAAGGCGGCTTGGGGAGAAGGTGGAGGTGAAGGGTGCTTGA
- a CDS encoding Uma2 family endonuclease, with translation MVRPYRFSLEEFFKLPLPERGVELLKGELYQMAPIGPKHAYLLNRLNRLFVERFPQAIVQPQGPLLIPPDTYLEPDLLLLRPGPYAERLPNPEDVLLLVELSESTLDYDLGRKLPLYAQAGIPEVWVVDLPGYRLLAFRGPQGDHYREQLWLSPGERVAPLAFPETLLEIPW, from the coding sequence ATGGTCCGGCCCTACCGCTTTAGCCTGGAGGAGTTCTTCAAGCTCCCCCTTCCCGAAAGGGGGGTGGAGCTCCTCAAAGGGGAGCTATACCAGATGGCGCCCATTGGACCCAAGCACGCTTACCTTTTAAACCGCCTTAACCGGCTTTTTGTGGAACGCTTCCCCCAAGCCATTGTTCAGCCGCAAGGTCCCTTGCTCATCCCTCCGGACACCTATCTGGAGCCTGACCTTTTGCTATTACGGCCGGGTCCTTACGCGGAAAGGCTTCCTAACCCGGAGGATGTCCTTCTCCTGGTGGAGCTCTCCGAATCCACCCTGGACTACGACCTGGGGCGGAAGCTTCCCCTTTACGCCCAGGCGGGGATACCCGAGGTTTGGGTGGTGGATTTGCCCGGATATCGCCTTTTGGCCTTCCGCGGTCCCCAGGGCGACCACTACCGCGAGCAGCTTTGGCTTAGCCCTGGGGAAAGGGTGGCCCCCCTGGCCTTCCCCGAAACCCTTCTGGAGATCCCATGGTGA
- the bshB1 gene encoding bacillithiol biosynthesis deacetylase BshB1 produces the protein MLDLLVIAPHPDDGELGCGGTLARAKAEGLSTGILDLTRGEMGTKGTPEERAKEVEAASRILGLDFRGNLGLPDGGLRDGPEERLALAGALRRLRPRIVFAPLEADRHPDHTAASRLSVAAVHLSALPKAPLEGAPHRVERLFFYPGNHPFTPSFLVKISAFIDRWEQAVLAYRSQFSGEAASETVGPKGVEARKALRRYWGNYLGVDYAEPFVSPVPVLYVPWSRA, from the coding sequence GTGCTTGACCTCTTGGTGATCGCCCCCCACCCCGACGACGGGGAGCTGGGCTGCGGGGGCACCCTGGCCCGGGCCAAGGCCGAGGGGCTTTCCACAGGGATCCTGGACCTCACCCGGGGGGAGATGGGCACCAAGGGCACCCCGGAGGAAAGGGCCAAGGAGGTGGAGGCGGCGAGCCGCATCCTGGGCCTGGACTTCCGGGGGAACCTGGGCCTTCCCGATGGGGGCCTGAGGGATGGCCCTGAGGAGCGCCTGGCCCTGGCGGGGGCCCTAAGGCGGCTCAGGCCCCGCATCGTCTTTGCCCCCCTCGAGGCCGACCGCCACCCCGACCACACCGCGGCAAGCCGCCTCTCCGTGGCCGCGGTCCACCTTTCGGCCCTCCCCAAGGCCCCCCTGGAGGGCGCGCCCCACCGGGTGGAGCGGCTTTTCTTTTACCCCGGAAACCACCCCTTCACCCCGAGCTTTCTGGTGAAGATCTCCGCCTTCATAGACCGTTGGGAGCAGGCGGTTTTGGCCTACCGGAGCCAGTTTTCCGGGGAGGCGGCGAGCGAGACCGTGGGGCCTAAGGGGGTGGAGGCCAGGAAGGCCCTGCGCCGCTACTGGGGCAACTACCTGGGGGTGGACTATGCGGAGCCCTTCGTGAGCCCCGTGCCTGTGCTCTACGTCCCCTGGAGCCGGGCGTAG
- a CDS encoding Uma2 family endonuclease translates to MSPLGPKHFLMVLHLDHRLKEALGGKALVAVQSPLRLSEDSEPEPDLMVLKGPLERYGERLPTPEFYTPEEPVSPLAFPGASLPWSP, encoded by the coding sequence ATGAGCCCTCTGGGTCCAAAGCACTTCCTCATGGTCCTGCACCTGGACCATAGGCTCAAGGAGGCCCTAGGGGGAAAGGCCCTGGTGGCGGTCCAGTCCCCTTTGCGCCTTTCGGAAGACTCCGAACCCGAGCCCGACCTCATGGTCCTGAAGGGCCCCCTGGAGCGCTACGGGGAAAGGCTCCCCACCCCGGAGTTCTATACCCCGGAGGAGCCGGTAAGCCCCCTGGCCTTCCCCGGGGCTAGCCTCCCCTGGAGCCCGTAA
- a CDS encoding ABC transporter permease: MRKAKTLLQVYLAYMLEYRAELVLWALAGVLPLILMGVWMEAAEGGGFPLTSGEFARYFLMTYLVRQLTVVWVVWEFERDVVEGRLSFRLLKPLDPFFEHLAAHVAERLARLPFVLLLIGVFFLLFPEARFVPAWDDLFLGLLLTALAFLLRYLMQYTTALLTFWSERASALEEVFFLLYLFLSGTIAPLEVFPETVRALALLTPFPYLVYLPAATLAGQEVALWPGVGVVLLWGGFFLLLSRLLWRLGLRRYSGMGA; the protein is encoded by the coding sequence GTGAGGAAGGCCAAGACCCTCCTCCAGGTCTACCTGGCCTACATGCTGGAGTACCGGGCGGAGCTGGTGCTCTGGGCCCTCGCCGGGGTCCTCCCCCTCATCCTCATGGGGGTCTGGATGGAGGCGGCGGAAGGAGGGGGCTTCCCCTTGACCTCGGGGGAGTTCGCCCGCTACTTCCTCATGACCTACCTGGTGCGCCAGCTCACCGTGGTCTGGGTGGTGTGGGAGTTTGAGCGGGACGTGGTGGAGGGGAGGCTTTCGTTCCGCCTCCTGAAGCCCCTAGACCCCTTCTTTGAGCACCTGGCGGCCCACGTGGCGGAAAGGCTCGCCCGGCTCCCCTTCGTCCTCCTCCTCATAGGGGTCTTCTTCCTCCTCTTCCCCGAGGCCCGCTTCGTCCCCGCCTGGGATGACCTCTTCCTGGGCCTCCTCCTCACGGCCCTGGCCTTCCTCCTCCGCTACCTCATGCAGTACACCACCGCCCTCCTCACCTTCTGGAGCGAGCGGGCCAGCGCCCTGGAGGAGGTCTTCTTCCTCCTCTACCTCTTCCTTTCGGGCACCATCGCCCCCCTGGAGGTCTTCCCGGAGACCGTGCGCGCCCTCGCCCTCCTCACCCCCTTCCCCTACCTGGTCTACCTCCCCGCGGCCACCCTGGCGGGGCAGGAGGTGGCGCTTTGGCCGGGGGTGGGGGTGGTGCTCCTCTGGGGGGGGTTCTTCCTCCTCCTCTCCCGCCTCCTCTGGCGGCTCGGCCTCAGGCGCTACTCGGGCATGGGGGCATAA
- the argC gene encoding N-acetyl-gamma-glutamyl-phosphate reductase gives MGILGASGYGGAELLRLLQGHPGVELVGFSSRKYEGKPLSAAWPQLWDERLFLPQEEVVGRAEVVFLALPNGLAMGLVPEILRAGKRAIDLSGDFRLPPEVYEAWYGIPHKSPGLYQEAVYGLPELHRAELREARLVANPGCYVTAATLALAPLAAEGVLKGAFVVGLSGVSGAGREGEGTFFAEVNENLKPYKVGGTHRHIPEMELNLGRLLAQGRTPRTHGARGEVRLSFTPHLVPMTRGILVTAEAEVEGAWDQGKLDALYRGFYAGEPFVRVLEDLPQTKGTLGSNRADLKPLYEGRTGRVLVFAALDNLVKGMAGQAVQNLNLMLGFPEDTALPKEGLWP, from the coding sequence GTGGGGATTCTGGGGGCCTCGGGGTACGGGGGGGCGGAGCTCCTCCGCCTCCTCCAAGGCCACCCCGGGGTGGAGCTGGTGGGCTTTTCCAGCCGGAAATACGAGGGGAAGCCCCTTTCCGCCGCCTGGCCCCAGCTTTGGGACGAGCGCCTTTTCCTTCCCCAGGAAGAGGTGGTGGGGCGCGCGGAGGTGGTCTTCCTGGCCCTGCCCAACGGGCTTGCCATGGGGCTGGTGCCCGAAATCCTTAGGGCGGGCAAGCGGGCCATTGACCTCTCCGGGGACTTCCGCCTGCCCCCGGAGGTCTACGAGGCCTGGTACGGCATCCCCCACAAGAGCCCGGGGCTTTACCAGGAGGCGGTCTACGGCCTTCCCGAGCTCCACCGGGCGGAGCTTAGGGAGGCCAGGCTGGTGGCCAACCCTGGCTGCTACGTGACCGCGGCCACCCTGGCCCTGGCCCCCCTGGCGGCGGAAGGGGTTCTGAAGGGGGCCTTCGTGGTGGGCCTAAGCGGGGTCTCGGGGGCGGGCCGGGAAGGGGAGGGGACCTTCTTTGCGGAGGTGAACGAGAACCTGAAGCCCTACAAGGTGGGGGGCACCCACCGGCACATCCCCGAGATGGAGCTGAACCTGGGCCGCCTCCTGGCCCAAGGCCGCACCCCCCGCACCCACGGGGCGAGGGGGGAGGTGCGCCTTTCCTTCACCCCCCACCTGGTGCCCATGACCCGGGGGATCCTGGTCACGGCGGAGGCGGAGGTGGAAGGGGCCTGGGACCAAGGCAAGCTGGACGCCCTCTACCGGGGCTTCTACGCGGGGGAGCCTTTCGTGCGGGTTCTGGAGGACCTCCCCCAGACCAAGGGCACCCTGGGCTCCAACCGGGCGGACCTGAAGCCCCTTTACGAGGGGCGCACGGGGCGGGTCCTGGTCTTCGCCGCCCTGGACAACCTGGTGAAGGGCATGGCGGGGCAGGCGGTGCAGAACCTGAACCTCATGCTGGGCTTTCCCGAGGACACCGCCCTGCCCAAGGAGGGGCTATGGCCGTAA
- a CDS encoding septum site-determining protein MinC encodes MRLRATPKALALRLDGGERPEEIRALALPEGLPLEVEVAGPVGQEVLEALLALGRPFTLVPPRGRAPSGTLVLAKTLRAGERVEHPGTVVVLGDVNPGAEVVAGGDVIVVGKLRGLAHAGALGDEERFIFALSLEAKQLRIAGHLAQAPEGEEGRGPERARLLEGRIVVEPWAKTR; translated from the coding sequence ATGCGGCTTCGCGCCACCCCCAAGGCCCTGGCCCTCCGCCTGGACGGGGGGGAGAGGCCGGAGGAGATCCGGGCCCTGGCCCTCCCCGAGGGGTTACCCCTGGAGGTGGAGGTGGCGGGCCCCGTGGGGCAGGAGGTCCTGGAGGCCCTTCTCGCCCTAGGGCGGCCCTTCACCCTGGTCCCCCCCCGGGGCCGGGCCCCTTCCGGCACCCTGGTCCTGGCCAAGACCCTGAGGGCCGGGGAGCGGGTGGAGCACCCGGGCACGGTGGTGGTCCTGGGGGACGTGAACCCCGGGGCGGAGGTGGTGGCGGGAGGGGATGTGATCGTGGTGGGCAAGCTCCGGGGCCTGGCCCACGCGGGGGCCCTGGGGGACGAGGAGCGCTTCATCTTCGCCCTCTCCTTAGAGGCCAAGCAACTCCGCATCGCCGGGCACCTGGCCCAAGCCCCAGAGGGGGAGGAGGGGCGGGGGCCGGAGCGGGCCCGCCTTCTGGAAGGGCGGATCGTGGTGGAGCCCTGGGCTAAAACGAGATAG
- a CDS encoding ABC transporter permease translates to MRYLRVLRLFLRLSLAAEMEYRVNFLLGLLSSALTLLGSLFGLLLLYQGGYRPGGWRLEEALLVMAAFTLLQGLASVLLAPNLNKIVEHVQRGTLDFVLLKPIDPQFWLSLREFSPWGLGDVLLGVGLLLWAGGRLGLGFPDYALFALFWFLGGLILYSLWFMLATTGIWFVKIYNATEVLRGLLEAGRFPVGAYPALYRVFFTFVVPVAFLTTVPAEVALGRGEAPLLLALALALFLFLLARAFFRFALRSYASASS, encoded by the coding sequence ATGCGCTACCTAAGGGTGCTTCGCCTTTTCCTCCGCCTGAGCCTGGCCGCGGAGATGGAGTACCGGGTGAACTTCCTCTTAGGCCTCCTCTCCTCGGCCCTCACCCTTCTTGGGAGCCTCTTCGGCCTCCTCCTCCTCTACCAGGGGGGGTACCGGCCGGGGGGGTGGCGGCTGGAGGAGGCCCTTTTGGTCATGGCCGCCTTCACCCTCCTCCAGGGCCTTGCGAGCGTCCTCCTGGCCCCGAACCTCAACAAGATCGTGGAGCACGTGCAGCGGGGCACCCTGGACTTCGTCCTCCTGAAGCCCATAGACCCCCAGTTCTGGCTTTCCCTGCGGGAGTTTTCCCCTTGGGGGCTAGGGGATGTCCTCCTCGGGGTGGGGCTCCTCCTTTGGGCCGGGGGGCGGCTTGGGCTTGGATTCCCGGACTACGCCCTCTTCGCCCTCTTCTGGTTTCTTGGGGGCCTCATCCTCTACAGCCTCTGGTTCATGCTGGCCACCACGGGGATCTGGTTCGTGAAGATCTACAACGCCACCGAGGTCTTGAGGGGCCTCCTGGAGGCGGGCCGCTTTCCCGTGGGGGCCTACCCCGCCCTTTACCGGGTCTTCTTCACCTTTGTGGTGCCCGTGGCCTTCCTCACCACCGTGCCCGCGGAGGTGGCCCTGGGCCGGGGGGAGGCTCCTCTTCTTTTGGCCTTGGCCTTAGCCCTTTTCCTCTTCCTCCTTGCCCGGGCCTTTTTCCGCTTCGCCTTGAGGAGCTACGCTTCGGCGAGCAGCTAG
- a CDS encoding ABC transporter ATP-binding protein: protein MEAVVLAEDLTKHYRVALKEEGLLSTLRHFLFRRYREVRAVEGVSFRIAPGERVGFLGPNGAGKTTTLKMLTGLVHPTRGKALVAGHVPWRREKAFLKKITLVMGNKQQLIWDLPALDSFRLNAAIYEIPEGEFRRRVGELSEMLGLTGKLHQPVRKLSLGERMKAELLAALLHRPEVLFLDEPTLGLDVNAQVAVREFLKAYNERYGATLLLTSHYMADISALCERVLVIHRGRLLYDGALEGLLERFAPYREVGLVLARPLPKEALLPFGEVRELAGQEAKLLVPRERLTERVAEILRRLPVEDLEVREPPLEEVIARVFQKAEVGP, encoded by the coding sequence ATGGAGGCCGTCGTCCTTGCGGAAGACCTCACCAAGCACTACCGGGTGGCCCTCAAAGAGGAAGGCCTCCTGAGCACCCTGCGCCACTTCCTCTTCCGCCGCTACCGGGAGGTGCGGGCGGTGGAAGGGGTGAGCTTCCGGATCGCCCCCGGGGAGAGGGTGGGCTTCCTGGGGCCCAACGGGGCGGGCAAGACCACCACCTTGAAGATGCTGACGGGCCTCGTCCACCCCACCCGGGGAAAGGCCCTGGTGGCGGGGCACGTGCCCTGGCGGCGGGAGAAGGCCTTTCTCAAGAAAATCACCCTGGTCATGGGGAACAAGCAGCAACTTATTTGGGACCTCCCCGCCCTGGACTCCTTCCGCCTGAACGCCGCCATCTACGAGATCCCCGAGGGGGAGTTTAGGAGGCGGGTGGGGGAGCTTTCCGAGATGCTCGGGCTTACGGGAAAACTCCACCAGCCGGTGCGCAAGCTCTCCCTGGGGGAGAGGATGAAGGCGGAGCTTCTGGCCGCCCTCCTCCACCGCCCGGAGGTCCTCTTCCTGGACGAGCCCACCCTGGGCCTGGACGTGAACGCCCAGGTGGCGGTGCGGGAGTTCCTAAAGGCCTACAACGAACGCTACGGGGCCACCCTCCTCCTCACCAGCCACTACATGGCGGACATCAGCGCCCTGTGCGAACGGGTCCTGGTCATCCACCGGGGGCGCCTCCTCTACGACGGGGCCCTGGAGGGCCTCCTGGAGCGCTTCGCCCCCTACCGGGAGGTGGGGCTCGTCCTGGCAAGGCCCCTCCCCAAGGAGGCCCTCCTCCCCTTTGGGGAGGTGCGGGAGCTTGCGGGCCAGGAGGCCAAGCTCCTCGTCCCCCGGGAGCGGCTTACGGAGCGGGTGGCGGAGATCCTGAGGCGGCTTCCCGTGGAGGACCTCGAGGTCCGCGAACCCCCTTTGGAGGAGGTCATCGCCCGGGTGTTCCAAAAGGCGGAGGTGGGCCCGTGA
- the argF gene encoding ornithine carbamoyltransferase, with the protein MGGDALTLPKDLLDFRGYGLEAIQNLLALAEELKATRYRGEDLKGKTLALLFEKPSLRTRTTLEVAMAHLGGHAVYLDQKQVGIGEREPVRDIAKNLERFVEGIAARVYAHATVEELARHARIPVVNALSDRAHPLQALADLLTLKEAFGGLRGLEVAWVGDGNNVLNSLLEVAPLVGLRVRVATPKGYEPDPELLRRAGAFLTHDPKEAAFQAHALYTDVWTSMGQEAEREKRLKDFRGFQVNGDLLALLAPEGIFLHCLPAHYGEETTEEAVYGQRSRVFDQAENRLHTAKAVLLALLK; encoded by the coding sequence ATGGGGGGAGACGCCCTGACCTTACCCAAGGACCTGTTGGACTTCAGAGGCTACGGCCTCGAGGCCATCCAGAACCTCCTGGCCCTGGCGGAGGAGCTCAAGGCCACCCGCTACCGGGGGGAGGACCTGAAGGGCAAGACCCTGGCCCTCCTCTTTGAGAAGCCCTCCTTGCGCACCCGCACCACCTTGGAGGTGGCCATGGCCCACCTGGGGGGGCACGCGGTCTACCTGGACCAGAAGCAGGTGGGCATTGGGGAGCGGGAGCCGGTAAGGGACATCGCCAAGAACCTGGAGCGCTTCGTGGAGGGCATCGCCGCCCGGGTCTACGCCCACGCCACGGTGGAGGAGCTTGCCCGCCACGCCCGCATCCCCGTGGTGAACGCCCTCTCCGACCGGGCCCACCCCTTACAGGCCCTGGCGGACCTCCTCACCCTGAAGGAGGCCTTTGGGGGGCTAAGGGGCCTCGAGGTGGCCTGGGTGGGGGATGGGAACAACGTCCTGAACTCCCTCCTGGAGGTGGCCCCCCTGGTGGGGCTAAGGGTGCGGGTCGCCACCCCCAAGGGCTACGAGCCGGACCCTGAGCTCCTCAGGCGCGCCGGGGCCTTCCTCACCCACGACCCTAAGGAGGCCGCCTTCCAAGCCCACGCCCTCTACACCGACGTCTGGACCAGCATGGGCCAGGAGGCGGAGCGGGAAAAGCGCCTTAAGGACTTCCGGGGCTTCCAGGTGAACGGGGACCTCCTTGCTCTCCTCGCCCCCGAGGGGATCTTCCTCCACTGCCTCCCCGCCCACTATGGGGAGGAGACCACGGAGGAGGCGGTATACGGCCAGAGAAGCCGGGTCTTCGACCAGGCGGAAAACCGCCTTCACACCGCCAAGGCCGTCCTCCTCGCCCTGCTAAAGTAG